Proteins encoded by one window of Haematobia irritans isolate KBUSLIRL chromosome 2, ASM5000362v1, whole genome shotgun sequence:
- the mio gene encoding GATOR complex protein mio isoform X1, whose amino-acid sequence MSGNIHGLSWFPNIPDKFVTWGQEINLYEVRKGETDVKARLPNISANFLAIENRYQYARCVQPSYYKDRPIIAVGLGDGKICLSDFHDVVDNSWEYTPRQQRMCLCLAWNEINPNILAIGHDRYRSDSCITIWDTERGSPKESGSTFFGVSESAHSLCWDKNHHILIAGMNQKQIKLFDLRQSTATCQSIQTKTVYGLGVAPNGNYICSFFDSVIVVWDLRAIDRPLKQIQSAKNHLQISWCPTRSSLLSSLQRESPYISLYDIRCVDVDKSREVYSVKKQLLPFHTKHHASHKGYALTALSWHNLDFERALLLSETGSIMDFRLPLSILTAYSNHKKLPLLLQRPLSAPNTPVHSSETSQTSSSELTNASSSLNFQVIDHKLLEEDLVVWTRERALSDYGLKMENGKRLSGDYHLTAYLITVWLSLANLYRNEERLVGLKSVLGIGLSHTSEAFMNTSRIESHVLQWPDFINNSSNLVCYRSDQRDTALKLCGWASEQDLDRFINTLCENKEFSRAAMIYVFHLKVLAACDILSKAVEQSKDPSMFRIAAIALSSFNADRTSTAWRNQRSLANMQIQDAHLRAIFSFLIADNDNFDAVLSDEGISLADRMGFACKYLSESKLSEYVKLQIQKSIEKGDLNGLLLTGESQDGINILQAYMDSDFDIQTVALIAINYFHRDLFNDSRIQYWINCYMDCLNSWGFWEKRAELEIKIANLRSTTQRSPRTVYLSCNFCGKSVSNALQEDARMRNVSSNINKLSSCPSCRKPLPRCSLCLLHMGTTLNAYPTGEGGHESLGWQSKPFSKWFSWCQTCRHGGHTEHLMQWFKQYAECPVSSCSCRCFDMDVTNPEAARDLS is encoded by the exons ATGAGTGGGAACATTCATGGATTGAGTTGGTTTCCCAACATCCCAGACAAATTCGTGACATGGGGAcaggaaataaatttgtatgaagTTCGAAAAGGTGAAACTGATGTGAAAG CCCGTCTGCCCAATATATCTGCCAATTTTTTGGCCATTGAAAATCGATACCAATATGCCCGATGTGTTCAACCTTCCTACTACAAAGACCGACCAATTATTGCTGTAGGTCTGGGAGATGGAAAAATATGCCTTTCTGACTTTCACGATGTTGTAGATAACAGCTGGGAATACA CTCCACGTCAACAAAGAATGTGTCTGTGCTTAGCTTGGAATGAAATTAATCCCAATATACTGGCCATTGGTCATGATCGTTATCGCTCTGATTCGTGCATTACGATTTGGGATACTGAAAGGGGTTCACCGAAAGAAAGTG GTTCCACTTTCTTTGGTGTGTCGGAGTCAGCACATTCCCTATGTTGGGACAAAAATCATCACATTCTCATTGCAGGAATGaaccaaaaacaaattaaactcTTCGATCTACGAC AAAGTACGGCCACCTGTcagtctatacaaacaaaaacagTGTATGGTTTGGGAGTGGCTCCAAATGGAAACTACATTTGTAGCTTCTTCGATTCAGTCATTGTGGTTTGGGATCTTCGTGCAATCGATAGGCCCCTCAAGCAAATTCAGTCGGCTAAGAATCACTTACAAATTAGTTGGTGTCCCACAAGGTCGAGCCTTCTGTCGTCATTGCAACGAGAATCCCCTTACATTTCGTTATACGACATACGGTGTGTGGATGTGGATAAATCTCGAGAAGTGTATAGCGTAAAGAAACAATTATTGCCATTCCATACCAAACACCATGCTTCTCATAAAGGTTACGCTCTGACAGCATTGTCCTGGCATAATCTTGACTTTGAAAGAGCATTACTACTTTCGGAAACAGGGAGCATTATGGACTTTCGCTTACCCTTATCTATACTGACTGCCTATAGCAATCACAAGAAATTGCCCCTTTTATTGCAGCGACCACTCTCTGCTCCCAATACACCAGTTCATAGCAGCGAAACAAGTCAAACAAGTTCATCGGAGCTTACGAATGCGAGTTCATCATTAAATTTTCAAGTCATAGACCACAAGCTTTTGGAGGAAGATCTTGTTGTTTGGACAAGAGAGCGGGCATTGAGTGATTACGGTTTGAAAATGGAAAATGGTAAGCGTCTAAGCGGGGATTACCATTTGACTGCATATCTCATCACAGTTTGGCTGAGCTTAGCCAATCTTTACCGCAATGAAGAGAGGTTGGTTGGTTTAAAAAGTGTACTGGGCATTGGTCTAAGCCATACATCTGAGGCATTTATGAATACATCCAGAATTGAATCCCATGTCTTACAATGGCCAGATTTTATAAACAACTCTAGTAATTTAGTATGTTACAG AAGTGACCAACGTGATACGGCGTTGAAGTTATGTGGTTGGGCATCAGAACAGGATTTGGACCGTTTTATAAATACCTTATGTGAAAATAAG GAATTCAGTCGTGCTGCCATGATTTATGTCTTCCACCTTAAAGTTCTTGCAGCCTGTGATATATTATCCAAAGCGGTGGAACAGTCCAAAGATCCTAGCATGTTTCGTATTGCTGCTATAGCACTTTCTAGCTTTAATGCGGATCGAACAAGTACAGCATGGCGTAATCAGAGATCATTGGCAAACATGCAAATCCAGGATGCTCATCTAAGGGCGATATTTTCTTTTCTGATAGCAGATAATGACAATTTCGATGCAGTTttg TCGGATGAAGGAATTTCGTTAGCTGATCGAATGGGATTTGCTTGCAAATATTTATCGGAATCAAAACTTTCGGAGTATGTGAAGCTGCAAatacaaaaatctatagaaaaaggcGATCTAAATGGACTACTGCTCACAGGCGAGTCCCAGGATGGCATCAATATATTGCAGGCTTATATGGATTCAGACTTCGACATACAAACGGTAGCACTTATTGCAATTAATTATTTCCATCGCGATCTCTTCAATGATAGCCGCATACAATATTGGATAAATTG CTATATGGACTGTCTTAACTCTTGGGGTTTCTGGGAAAAACGTGCAGAACTAGAAATCAAAATTGCTAACTTAAGGTCAACAACACAACGAAGTCCCCGCACGGTTTATTTGTCATGCAATTTCTGTGGCAAATCTGTATCGAACGCTTTACAAGAAGATGCTCGAATGCGTAATGTTTCTTCGAATATCAATAAG CTTTCGTCTTGTCCCAGTTGTCGTAAACCACTGCCACGTTGCTCCTTatgcctattacatatgggaacAACTCTAAATGCTTATCCAACAGGAGAAGGGGGCCACGAAAGCCTTGGTTGGCAATCAAAACCCTTTTCGAAATGGTTTTCTTGGTGTCAAACCTGTCGCCATGGTGGTCATACTGAACACCTCATGCAATGgtttaa ACAATACGCTGAGTGCCCAGTTTCGTCATGCTCATGTAGATGTTTCGACATGGATGTTACAAATCCAGAAGCAGCTAGAGATTTATCATAA
- the mio gene encoding GATOR complex protein mio isoform X2, protein MSGNIHGLSWFPNIPDKFVTWGQEINLYEVRKGETDVKARLPNISANFLAIENRYQYARCVQPSYYKDRPIIAVGLGDGKICLSDFHDVVDNSWEYTPRQQRMCLCLAWNEINPNILAIGHDRYRSDSCITIWDTERGSPKESGSTFFGVSESAHSLCWDKNHHILIAGMNQKQIKLFDLRQSTATCQSIQTKTVYGLGVAPNGNYICSFFDSVIVVWDLRAIDRPLKQIQSAKNHLQISWCPTRSSLLSSLQRESPYISLYDIRCVDVDKSREVYSVKKQLLPFHTKHHASHKGYALTALSWHNLDFERALLLSETGSIMDFRLPLSILTAYSNHKKLPLLLQRPLSAPNTPVHSSETSQTSSSELTNASSSLNFQVIDHKLLEEDLVVWTRERALSDYGLKMENGKRLSGDYHLTAYLITVWLSLANLYRNEERLVGLKSVLGIGLSHTSEAFMNTSRIESHVLQWPDFINNSSNLVCYRSDQRDTALKLCGWASEQDLDRFINTLCENKEFSRAAMIYVFHLKVLAACDILSKAVEQSKDPSMFRIAAIALSSFNADRTSTAWRNQRSLANMQIQDAHLRAIFSFLIADNDNFDAVLSDEGISLADRMGFACKYLSESKLSEYVKLQIQKSIEKGDLNGLLLTGESQDGINILQAYMDSDFDIQTVALIAINYFHRDLFNDSRIQYWINCYMDCLNSWGFWEKRAELEIKIANLRSTTQRSPRTVYLSCNFCGKSVSNALQEDARMRNVSSNINKLSSCPSCRKPLPRCSLCLLHMGTTLNAYPTGEGGHESLGWQSKPFSKWFSWCQTCRHGGHTEHLMQ, encoded by the exons ATGAGTGGGAACATTCATGGATTGAGTTGGTTTCCCAACATCCCAGACAAATTCGTGACATGGGGAcaggaaataaatttgtatgaagTTCGAAAAGGTGAAACTGATGTGAAAG CCCGTCTGCCCAATATATCTGCCAATTTTTTGGCCATTGAAAATCGATACCAATATGCCCGATGTGTTCAACCTTCCTACTACAAAGACCGACCAATTATTGCTGTAGGTCTGGGAGATGGAAAAATATGCCTTTCTGACTTTCACGATGTTGTAGATAACAGCTGGGAATACA CTCCACGTCAACAAAGAATGTGTCTGTGCTTAGCTTGGAATGAAATTAATCCCAATATACTGGCCATTGGTCATGATCGTTATCGCTCTGATTCGTGCATTACGATTTGGGATACTGAAAGGGGTTCACCGAAAGAAAGTG GTTCCACTTTCTTTGGTGTGTCGGAGTCAGCACATTCCCTATGTTGGGACAAAAATCATCACATTCTCATTGCAGGAATGaaccaaaaacaaattaaactcTTCGATCTACGAC AAAGTACGGCCACCTGTcagtctatacaaacaaaaacagTGTATGGTTTGGGAGTGGCTCCAAATGGAAACTACATTTGTAGCTTCTTCGATTCAGTCATTGTGGTTTGGGATCTTCGTGCAATCGATAGGCCCCTCAAGCAAATTCAGTCGGCTAAGAATCACTTACAAATTAGTTGGTGTCCCACAAGGTCGAGCCTTCTGTCGTCATTGCAACGAGAATCCCCTTACATTTCGTTATACGACATACGGTGTGTGGATGTGGATAAATCTCGAGAAGTGTATAGCGTAAAGAAACAATTATTGCCATTCCATACCAAACACCATGCTTCTCATAAAGGTTACGCTCTGACAGCATTGTCCTGGCATAATCTTGACTTTGAAAGAGCATTACTACTTTCGGAAACAGGGAGCATTATGGACTTTCGCTTACCCTTATCTATACTGACTGCCTATAGCAATCACAAGAAATTGCCCCTTTTATTGCAGCGACCACTCTCTGCTCCCAATACACCAGTTCATAGCAGCGAAACAAGTCAAACAAGTTCATCGGAGCTTACGAATGCGAGTTCATCATTAAATTTTCAAGTCATAGACCACAAGCTTTTGGAGGAAGATCTTGTTGTTTGGACAAGAGAGCGGGCATTGAGTGATTACGGTTTGAAAATGGAAAATGGTAAGCGTCTAAGCGGGGATTACCATTTGACTGCATATCTCATCACAGTTTGGCTGAGCTTAGCCAATCTTTACCGCAATGAAGAGAGGTTGGTTGGTTTAAAAAGTGTACTGGGCATTGGTCTAAGCCATACATCTGAGGCATTTATGAATACATCCAGAATTGAATCCCATGTCTTACAATGGCCAGATTTTATAAACAACTCTAGTAATTTAGTATGTTACAG AAGTGACCAACGTGATACGGCGTTGAAGTTATGTGGTTGGGCATCAGAACAGGATTTGGACCGTTTTATAAATACCTTATGTGAAAATAAG GAATTCAGTCGTGCTGCCATGATTTATGTCTTCCACCTTAAAGTTCTTGCAGCCTGTGATATATTATCCAAAGCGGTGGAACAGTCCAAAGATCCTAGCATGTTTCGTATTGCTGCTATAGCACTTTCTAGCTTTAATGCGGATCGAACAAGTACAGCATGGCGTAATCAGAGATCATTGGCAAACATGCAAATCCAGGATGCTCATCTAAGGGCGATATTTTCTTTTCTGATAGCAGATAATGACAATTTCGATGCAGTTttg TCGGATGAAGGAATTTCGTTAGCTGATCGAATGGGATTTGCTTGCAAATATTTATCGGAATCAAAACTTTCGGAGTATGTGAAGCTGCAAatacaaaaatctatagaaaaaggcGATCTAAATGGACTACTGCTCACAGGCGAGTCCCAGGATGGCATCAATATATTGCAGGCTTATATGGATTCAGACTTCGACATACAAACGGTAGCACTTATTGCAATTAATTATTTCCATCGCGATCTCTTCAATGATAGCCGCATACAATATTGGATAAATTG CTATATGGACTGTCTTAACTCTTGGGGTTTCTGGGAAAAACGTGCAGAACTAGAAATCAAAATTGCTAACTTAAGGTCAACAACACAACGAAGTCCCCGCACGGTTTATTTGTCATGCAATTTCTGTGGCAAATCTGTATCGAACGCTTTACAAGAAGATGCTCGAATGCGTAATGTTTCTTCGAATATCAATAAG CTTTCGTCTTGTCCCAGTTGTCGTAAACCACTGCCACGTTGCTCCTTatgcctattacatatgggaacAACTCTAAATGCTTATCCAACAGGAGAAGGGGGCCACGAAAGCCTTGGTTGGCAATCAAAACCCTTTTCGAAATGGTTTTCTTGGTGTCAAACCTGTCGCCATGGTGGTCATACTGAACACCTCATGCAATG A